In Halovivax gelatinilyticus, the following are encoded in one genomic region:
- a CDS encoding DNA topoisomerase IV subunit A, producing the protein MSTEYPDQAREKLIDLAAQFYDQFELGEIPHMSVPTRTKANIEYDEDSNVWVYGDRTSRRTANTVSGARKLLKAVYTIEFLSDQLEQDRSSTLRELYYLSESWDNENAQFNDQDESNQLIEDLEIVSEVTREDFHMRPEESGATIMGPLFLREQTRRGEREIHCQEDVGEGGYQIPNNPDTIEFLDHDAEFILAVETGGMRDRLVENGFDEEYGAIVVHLKGQPARATRRITKRLHDELDLPVTVFTDGDPWSYRIYGSVAYGSIKSAHLSEYLATPEAQFIGIQPADIVEYDLPTDPLSDSDVNALESELEDPRFQTDYWEEQIELQLEIEKKSEQQSLAARGLDFVTDTYLPTRLEEMGVI; encoded by the coding sequence ATGAGCACAGAATATCCAGACCAGGCCAGAGAGAAGTTGATCGACCTCGCCGCACAGTTTTACGACCAGTTCGAACTCGGGGAGATACCCCACATGTCCGTTCCCACCCGGACCAAGGCCAACATCGAGTACGACGAAGACTCGAACGTCTGGGTGTACGGCGATCGAACGTCCAGGCGAACGGCGAATACGGTCAGCGGCGCGCGGAAATTGTTGAAGGCCGTCTACACGATCGAGTTTCTCTCGGATCAACTCGAACAGGATCGGTCCTCGACGCTGCGAGAACTGTACTACCTCTCCGAAAGCTGGGACAACGAAAACGCCCAGTTCAACGATCAAGACGAGTCGAACCAGCTGATCGAAGATCTCGAGATCGTAAGCGAGGTCACGCGCGAAGATTTCCACATGCGTCCCGAGGAGTCGGGTGCGACGATCATGGGGCCATTGTTCCTTCGGGAGCAGACTCGTCGCGGCGAACGCGAAATCCACTGTCAGGAAGACGTCGGCGAAGGCGGCTACCAGATACCGAACAACCCGGATACGATCGAGTTTCTGGACCACGATGCCGAATTTATCCTCGCCGTCGAGACCGGTGGTATGCGAGATCGACTGGTCGAAAACGGATTCGACGAGGAGTACGGAGCCATCGTCGTCCACCTCAAGGGACAGCCGGCGCGAGCGACGCGACGCATCACGAAGCGGTTGCACGACGAGCTAGACTTGCCGGTAACCGTCTTTACCGACGGCGACCCGTGGTCCTACCGGATCTACGGCTCGGTCGCGTACGGCTCGATCAAATCCGCACACCTCTCTGAGTATTTGGCAACGCCCGAGGCGCAGTTCATCGGCATCCAGCCCGCTGACATCGTCGAATACGATCTACCGACCGATCCTCTCAGCGACTCCGACGTCAACGCGTTAGAGAGCGAACTCGAGGATCCGCGTTTCCAGACCGATTACTGGGAAGAACAGATAGAACTCCAGCTCGAAATCGAGAAGAAATCCGAACAGCAGTCGCTCGCAGCCCGCGGTCTCGACTTCGTTACCGACACGTACCTACCAACGCGACTCGAAGAGATGGGCGTCATCTGA
- a CDS encoding MBL fold metallo-hydrolase — translation MTVSRHPIELDWLGYASIRLHSETGVTVYIDPGRYGVLDDISPRDGDLILVSHDDHYDPDGIERVAHEDAIVVAHEAIDASEIDRVERQPESLPFEIERVHADESFVLGPLDLFTTPAYNLPDGPHTREDGTPYHPEGTGCGFGITLDGVTVFWPGDTDALTALESLDVDVFCPPIGGGPTMDRHEAADLARAIEPELVVPVHYNTFEMIETDERAFVYDVASSSIPVALDA, via the coding sequence ATGACCGTTTCTCGCCATCCGATCGAACTCGACTGGCTCGGATACGCGTCGATCAGACTGCACAGTGAGACCGGCGTCACGGTGTACATCGACCCCGGTCGGTACGGCGTACTCGATGACATCAGTCCCAGAGACGGAGACCTGATTCTCGTGAGTCACGACGATCACTACGATCCCGACGGCATCGAACGCGTCGCCCACGAAGACGCCATCGTCGTCGCACACGAGGCGATCGACGCGTCGGAGATCGACCGCGTCGAACGGCAACCCGAATCGCTTCCGTTCGAGATCGAACGTGTTCACGCCGACGAATCGTTCGTTCTCGGTCCACTCGATCTTTTCACCACGCCGGCGTACAATCTGCCGGACGGACCACACACTCGCGAGGACGGGACGCCGTATCACCCAGAAGGAACCGGTTGTGGCTTCGGTATCACGCTCGACGGAGTCACCGTCTTTTGGCCCGGCGATACCGATGCGCTGACAGCACTCGAATCGCTCGACGTGGACGTATTCTGTCCGCCGATCGGTGGCGGGCCGACGATGGACCGCCACGAAGCCGCGGATCTCGCACGAGCGATCGAACCGGAACTCGTCGTTCCCGTCCATTACAACACGTTCGAGATGATCGAAACCGACGAACGGGCGTTCGTCTACGACGTTGCCTCGTCCAGCATTCCCGTCGCACTGGACGCGTAA
- a CDS encoding DUF7116 family protein, translated as MRLVEQARSIFDDLGYTVEGTGPNFRAERDWKVVHVSTTLEEVEQPASTDEFRCFVADPNNVDELEHRLTSTDPAYEWAIIVADGDEYEVERAPPVIA; from the coding sequence ATGCGACTCGTCGAACAGGCGCGTTCGATTTTTGACGACCTCGGATACACGGTCGAAGGTACCGGTCCGAATTTCAGAGCCGAGCGAGACTGGAAGGTCGTTCACGTGAGCACGACGCTAGAGGAGGTCGAACAGCCGGCCTCAACCGATGAATTCCGTTGCTTCGTCGCCGATCCCAACAACGTCGACGAACTCGAGCACCGACTCACGAGTACGGATCCGGCCTACGAGTGGGCGATCATCGTCGCCGACGGCGACGAGTACGAAGTCGAGCGTGCGCCGCCCGTTATCGCTTGA
- a CDS encoding DUF5816 domain-containing protein, with the protein MERISTETGETVFVSRSEGDRGSKGPFYVVYESGAKERRYGWFCGNCDQVDTAMDSMGRIQCNRCDNLRKPTEWDAAHE; encoded by the coding sequence ATGGAACGGATATCCACCGAGACGGGCGAAACAGTGTTCGTCTCACGGTCCGAAGGCGATCGCGGTTCGAAGGGGCCGTTCTACGTCGTCTACGAGTCCGGGGCGAAAGAGCGGCGCTACGGGTGGTTCTGTGGTAACTGCGACCAGGTCGATACGGCGATGGATTCGATGGGACGAATTCAGTGCAATCGATGCGATAATCTACGAAAACCCACGGAGTGGGACGCTGCCCACGAATAA
- a CDS encoding universal stress protein, which yields MTLIVAPVRFPLDHRSKATLERAAKLSSERDGELTVLHVNVYQNGRTVTRSQLKRAVESEMGVLRNARYVVRTGFLVEESILDEVAAEGADVVVIGKKQASSWRRIVGRLVNNPNIDEYLRTHLDCEIVTADTAS from the coding sequence ATGACATTGATCGTGGCCCCGGTTCGATTTCCGCTCGATCATCGGTCGAAGGCCACACTCGAACGAGCCGCGAAACTCTCTTCGGAACGTGACGGTGAACTGACCGTCCTTCACGTGAACGTCTATCAGAACGGCCGAACGGTCACCAGGAGTCAACTCAAACGGGCCGTCGAATCAGAGATGGGTGTGCTGAGAAATGCCAGATACGTCGTTCGGACCGGCTTTCTGGTCGAAGAGAGTATCCTCGATGAAGTCGCCGCCGAAGGGGCAGACGTCGTCGTGATCGGGAAAAAACAGGCGAGTTCGTGGCGTCGCATCGTTGGACGACTCGTCAACAATCCAAACATCGACGAGTACCTTCGAACCCACTTAGACTGTGAAATCGTGACCGCCGACACGGCTAGCTGA
- a CDS encoding mechanosensitive ion channel family protein, which produces MGAFGVMLSELLVIDLLSEPMPDRVPSYAVRLGLAVLILLLGWYISKVTVRIAGRTIARRIERPSVTRSVLRSLRFGVLLATALVVAGLLGVGNVEILLSVGVISAVVAVVLAPLIGSLINGVFILTDRPFEIGDMIEVADEGHVGFVEDITIRYTKIFTLQNTFLVIPNSEVHERDVINYSAEDERTRIDVEYEITYESDLDVAIKQAERGARAIDSVIAGGPDVRIGSARYAAAPKCDVREYADDGIVLVLRFWVNRPYKLTKTRSDVLQAVRNRYETVDVEFAYPHRQLVLDDSIQSVSVEGAGSVGEGYENRTTGGLTTSTEPVSEPGEPGDEGE; this is translated from the coding sequence ATGGGTGCATTCGGAGTGATGCTGAGCGAGCTACTGGTCATCGATTTGCTCAGCGAGCCGATGCCCGACAGAGTTCCGTCGTACGCCGTTCGATTAGGACTGGCGGTACTCATCCTTCTCCTCGGTTGGTACATCTCGAAGGTGACCGTTCGAATCGCGGGTCGAACCATCGCGCGGCGTATCGAACGCCCGAGCGTAACGCGCTCGGTTCTCCGATCGCTTCGCTTTGGCGTGTTACTGGCGACGGCCCTCGTCGTGGCCGGATTGCTCGGCGTCGGTAACGTCGAAATATTGCTCTCCGTCGGTGTGATCTCGGCTGTGGTTGCCGTCGTCCTCGCACCACTCATCGGCAGTCTCATCAACGGCGTGTTCATCCTCACCGATCGCCCGTTCGAGATCGGCGATATGATCGAGGTTGCAGACGAAGGTCACGTCGGGTTCGTCGAGGACATCACGATCAGGTACACGAAGATATTTACCTTGCAGAATACGTTTCTGGTGATTCCGAACTCCGAAGTGCACGAACGCGACGTGATCAATTACTCGGCCGAAGACGAGCGAACGCGGATCGACGTCGAGTACGAAATCACTTACGAGAGCGACCTCGATGTGGCAATCAAACAGGCCGAACGCGGGGCCAGAGCCATTGATTCGGTCATCGCCGGTGGTCCGGACGTACGTATCGGGAGCGCGAGATACGCGGCTGCGCCAAAGTGCGACGTTCGGGAGTACGCCGATGACGGCATCGTTCTCGTACTCCGATTCTGGGTGAATCGGCCGTACAAGCTAACAAAGACCAGATCGGACGTCCTCCAGGCCGTACGCAATCGATACGAGACGGTGGACGTGGAGTTCGCCTACCCCCACCGACAGCTCGTTCTCGACGACTCGATCCAGAGCGTCTCGGTGGAGGGGGCCGGCTCGGTTGGGGAGGGCTACGAAAATCGGACCACCGGCGGGCTGACCACGAGCACCGAGCCAGTTTCAGAACCCGGAGAGCCCGGTGACGAAGGCGAGTGA
- the trmB gene encoding HTH-type sugar sensing transcriptional regulator TrmB gives MTRDDLRATVESVGARFDLSEYEIEAYLTTLEHGSLTASDLANRTDVPQPRVYDTVRSLADKGLVELRESRPLSVVAIDPAEAFESIQDSVDQLVADLAAQYTAPADETEAVTLVTSAPTILRYIEDVISAAENDLVLSLTPSLLERFEPELRESIEQGVGVDVIVSPAADAPNPDTYQYDRIASAVRLRRGVTTPILAVADGEYAIYASQDALESDRDRYAVIFNRSALGNLVSGFFDSVLWRSGTDELANVSDDRPYPRTYTSVRRCVEDVLEEDGEWYATVEGRDIETGEDRRVSGRISDLSVELNPEIASFSLETDRDRVTVGGRLATVEDVEARRIRLDREKRPTFS, from the coding sequence ATGACCCGGGACGACCTTCGTGCGACCGTCGAATCGGTCGGGGCCCGATTCGACTTGAGCGAGTACGAGATCGAAGCGTACCTGACCACGCTCGAACACGGAAGCCTGACTGCGAGCGATCTTGCGAACCGGACCGACGTTCCCCAGCCGCGAGTGTACGACACCGTCCGGAGTCTCGCGGACAAGGGATTGGTCGAACTCCGTGAATCCAGACCGTTGTCCGTCGTGGCGATAGACCCGGCCGAGGCGTTCGAGTCGATTCAAGACTCAGTCGACCAGTTAGTAGCTGATCTAGCGGCGCAGTACACCGCGCCTGCCGACGAAACCGAAGCAGTTACCCTCGTCACATCCGCCCCGACGATCCTCCGCTACATCGAGGACGTCATTTCGGCCGCGGAGAACGATCTCGTACTCTCGCTGACCCCATCGTTGCTGGAGCGATTCGAACCCGAACTACGGGAATCGATCGAACAGGGCGTTGGAGTGGACGTAATCGTTAGTCCGGCCGCGGACGCCCCGAATCCCGACACCTACCAGTACGACCGGATAGCATCCGCCGTCAGGTTGCGCCGCGGGGTGACGACGCCGATTCTCGCCGTCGCGGATGGCGAATACGCAATCTACGCGAGTCAGGATGCGCTCGAATCCGATCGAGACCGGTACGCCGTCATCTTCAACCGATCGGCGCTCGGTAACCTGGTTTCGGGGTTTTTCGATTCGGTGCTCTGGCGGAGTGGGACGGACGAACTCGCGAACGTGTCCGACGATCGACCGTATCCGCGCACGTACACCTCCGTCCGCCGGTGCGTCGAGGACGTTCTGGAAGAAGACGGCGAGTGGTACGCGACGGTCGAGGGTAGAGACATCGAGACGGGTGAGGACCGACGCGTCAGCGGTCGAATTTCGGATCTATCGGTCGAACTGAATCCTGAAATCGCGAGTTTTTCACTCGAAACGGACCGAGACCGAGTCACAGTCGGGGGTCGGCTGGCGACCGTCGAAGACGTTGAAGCGAGGCGGATCAGACTCGATCGCGAGAAACGACCGACGTTCTCGTGA
- a CDS encoding Gfo/Idh/MocA family protein, with protein MFEQLDTMATERSEIRVGIIGLGNIGQYHAERLLDHGVTLVGGVDIVESARKRFASRYDVEVYDRSEPLFESADAVVVTTPNEFHEPYAVNALEDDVHVLLEKPLANSVESGERIVRAATESEAVCMVGFNNRFSNTVEYVVHRIQRGEFGRVSHVEANYVRRRGVPGRGTWFTHRKAAGGGALIDLGVHAIDLSLYVLGFPPLSEASGVTRSEFGRREDYTYLEMWGNDAGPSAFDVEDSASAFVRTDDDRTISLEVAWATNRPATHEFVVHGTEAAARFDLLENDLTVHTASTGGPNALEDTSVRTRDVDTHKLEQAVFLDAIEGETKAVTNVEEALAVQKVVDAVYRSNEAGRSVSIS; from the coding sequence ATATTCGAACAGTTGGACACCATGGCTACTGAACGATCCGAAATCCGCGTCGGAATCATCGGTCTCGGAAACATCGGGCAGTATCACGCAGAACGGTTGCTCGATCACGGCGTCACGTTGGTCGGTGGTGTCGACATCGTCGAGTCCGCCCGCAAGCGGTTTGCGAGTCGCTACGACGTCGAGGTGTACGACAGAAGCGAGCCGCTTTTCGAATCGGCCGACGCCGTCGTCGTGACGACGCCGAACGAATTTCACGAACCGTACGCGGTCAATGCGCTGGAAGACGACGTTCACGTGTTACTGGAGAAACCGCTCGCGAATTCGGTCGAAAGCGGCGAACGAATCGTTCGGGCGGCGACCGAATCCGAGGCCGTCTGTATGGTCGGATTCAATAATCGGTTCTCGAACACCGTCGAGTACGTCGTTCACCGAATTCAGCGAGGCGAATTCGGTCGGGTCAGTCACGTCGAGGCGAATTACGTCCGGAGACGTGGCGTTCCGGGGAGAGGGACCTGGTTCACTCACCGGAAAGCCGCTGGCGGCGGGGCGTTGATCGACCTCGGCGTACACGCGATCGATCTCTCGCTGTACGTACTCGGATTTCCACCGCTCAGTGAGGCCTCAGGCGTGACTCGCTCCGAGTTCGGACGCCGAGAGGATTACACGTACCTCGAAATGTGGGGAAACGACGCCGGTCCGTCGGCGTTCGACGTCGAAGACTCCGCGAGCGCGTTCGTTCGAACTGATGACGATCGAACGATCTCACTCGAGGTTGCCTGGGCGACCAATCGACCGGCGACACACGAATTCGTCGTTCACGGAACGGAGGCGGCGGCCAGATTCGATCTCCTGGAGAACGATTTGACGGTACACACGGCGAGTACTGGCGGACCGAACGCTCTCGAGGACACGTCCGTCAGAACCCGAGACGTGGATACGCACAAACTTGAGCAGGCGGTCTTTCTGGACGCAATCGAAGGTGAGACGAAGGCGGTAACCAACGTCGAAGAGGCGCTCGCGGTCCAGAAAGTAGTCGATGCCGTCTACCGATCGAACGAGGCGGGACGGTCGGTTTCGATTTCGTAA
- a CDS encoding sugar phosphate isomerase/epimerase family protein, producing MELGVHTKPLYDRSFEEALAFLSSRGVDAVEPGVGGFPGDDHLPRDRYVDDESAQDELRAMLDEHDMSMSGLAIHNNPLHPNEGRASAAKAEIREAIRLASQLDVSVITCFSGLPGGSPGSDVPNWITAPWPPEHAEALSHQWELAIETWSELADHADEHGVDIAIEMHANMLVYEPHGLLRLRESTNDRVGANFDPSHLYPQGISITDAIRLLGTHDAIHHVHAKDTRLYDAEKRTRGVLDTRPYDEPKKRSWIFRTVGYGHGARHWKDIVSTLRMVGYDDVLSIEHEDALASPEEGLAKAIDFLTPIVFEEKPGDVYWA from the coding sequence ATGGAGTTGGGTGTCCACACCAAGCCGCTGTACGATCGCTCGTTCGAGGAGGCGCTCGCGTTTCTCTCATCTCGCGGCGTTGACGCCGTCGAACCGGGCGTCGGGGGCTTTCCGGGTGACGACCACCTCCCGCGGGACCGCTACGTTGACGACGAGTCCGCTCAGGACGAACTTCGAGCGATGCTCGACGAACACGATATGTCGATGAGCGGACTCGCGATTCACAACAACCCGCTCCACCCAAACGAAGGGCGTGCGTCTGCCGCGAAGGCGGAGATTCGTGAGGCAATCAGACTCGCTTCCCAGCTCGACGTTTCGGTGATAACCTGCTTTTCCGGGCTGCCGGGTGGGAGCCCCGGAAGTGACGTTCCGAACTGGATCACGGCTCCGTGGCCGCCCGAACACGCCGAAGCGCTCTCCCACCAGTGGGAACTGGCGATCGAAACCTGGTCAGAGCTGGCTGATCACGCTGACGAACACGGCGTTGACATCGCGATCGAAATGCACGCGAACATGCTCGTCTACGAACCGCACGGATTACTCCGGCTCCGCGAGTCGACGAACGACCGGGTCGGCGCGAACTTCGATCCTTCCCACCTCTATCCGCAGGGTATCTCCATCACGGATGCAATACGACTACTCGGCACTCACGATGCGATCCATCACGTACACGCGAAGGACACGCGCCTGTACGACGCCGAGAAGCGGACACGAGGCGTTCTCGATACGAGGCCGTACGACGAGCCAAAAAAGCGATCGTGGATCTTCCGGACGGTCGGATACGGTCACGGAGCCCGCCACTGGAAGGACATCGTCTCGACGCTCCGAATGGTGGGATACGACGACGTGCTGAGCATCGAGCACGAAGACGCGCTCGCCAGTCCGGAAGAGGGGCTGGCGAAAGCGATAGACTTCCTCACGCCCATCGTCTTCGAAGAGAAGCCCGGTGACGTCTACTGGGCTTGA
- a CDS encoding Gfo/Idh/MocA family protein produces MALDIGVLGYRFMGTAHANALARLPMFVPEAPSVNRDVIVGRDEDALARRADELGFDRIATDWTDVVSDVDVFYNLGPNYLHAEPSIAALDAGTPVLCEKPLAHTLDDAEAMEAAAASAAVPACCGFTYRFVPAIGLAKALIDDSELGELREFRARYLQDWLVDPDAPWSWRLDGDLAGSGALGDLGSHLVDLLRFLAGDCPGGGEIDTVSGQLRTYVDERPTDGESETGANSPEYRSVTVDDAFTAQVSLDGGAIGTLEASRVSPGHKNDLSIEAHGSEGSLRFSLERLNELEVCTRDDRGYRTILVTEADDPYVDRWWPPGHVLGWEHAFVHENAAFLSAVEDGSPVEPSFADGLAAQQVLDAIAESDKRNEWTRIEER; encoded by the coding sequence ATGGCGCTCGACATCGGGGTACTTGGCTATCGATTTATGGGTACCGCCCACGCGAACGCGCTGGCGCGCCTACCCATGTTTGTTCCGGAGGCACCGTCAGTCAATCGGGACGTCATCGTCGGGCGAGACGAAGACGCGCTCGCCCGGCGCGCAGACGAACTCGGGTTCGACCGAATCGCGACCGACTGGACGGACGTGGTGTCCGACGTAGACGTCTTCTACAATCTGGGACCGAACTATCTCCACGCGGAACCGTCAATTGCCGCTCTGGATGCTGGAACGCCCGTCCTCTGTGAAAAGCCACTCGCACACACGCTCGATGACGCCGAGGCGATGGAGGCGGCCGCTGCGTCGGCTGCTGTGCCCGCGTGCTGTGGGTTTACCTATCGGTTCGTTCCGGCAATCGGACTCGCGAAAGCGTTGATCGACGACAGCGAACTCGGGGAACTTCGAGAGTTTCGCGCACGGTACCTCCAGGACTGGCTGGTCGATCCGGACGCACCCTGGTCCTGGCGGCTGGACGGCGACCTGGCAGGGTCAGGCGCGCTGGGCGACCTCGGCTCGCACCTCGTCGATCTCCTCCGGTTTCTGGCCGGCGACTGTCCGGGCGGCGGGGAGATCGACACCGTGTCGGGCCAGTTACGGACGTACGTCGACGAGCGGCCGACCGACGGCGAATCCGAGACGGGAGCCAACTCCCCCGAATACCGGTCAGTTACCGTGGACGATGCGTTCACGGCGCAGGTCTCGCTCGACGGCGGAGCGATCGGGACACTCGAAGCGTCGCGCGTCTCGCCGGGCCACAAGAACGACCTCTCGATCGAGGCGCACGGAAGCGAGGGAAGCCTTCGATTTTCCCTGGAGCGGTTGAACGAACTCGAGGTCTGTACTCGCGACGACCGCGGATATCGGACGATTCTCGTCACCGAGGCTGATGATCCGTACGTCGACCGCTGGTGGCCTCCAGGACACGTACTCGGGTGGGAACACGCTTTCGTTCACGAGAACGCCGCCTTTCTGTCAGCCGTCGAGGACGGCTCTCCTGTCGAGCCGAGTTTCGCTGACGGACTCGCCGCACAGCAGGTTCTTGACGCCATTGCCGAGAGCGACAAGCGCAACGAGTGGACGCGCATCGAAGAACGCTGA
- a CDS encoding HD domain-containing protein — translation MKIIKDSVHDHITVDGVARALLDTSSVQRLRRIAQLGTVSLVYPSANHTRFEHSLGVYHIACEALGHLGIEGKQAERIKAAALLHDVGHGPYSHNLEDLIYRETGRYHDDVDDLLATGEIGEVLAEYDLDPERIASLVAGEGRFGQLVSGELDVDRMDYLVRDAHHTGVPYGTIDHGRLVRELTFVDGELVLGEGNVQTAESLLVARALMNPTVYSHSAARISKAMLRRAAASIIADGTTDGETLSRMDDHELVVALRSNDSSASLARRLDDRRLYKRAVWAEIDDVPGGIIEADHESIRRFEREIADRADVPAEHVILDVPSRPSMTESTSRVVVNGEVRQLGQQSPLVDALRSAQYAQWRLGVYCPPDERERVGHAALTVLGLDIDGPLISDVRDGLYTTLDQFGG, via the coding sequence ATGAAAATCATCAAAGACAGCGTCCACGACCACATCACCGTCGATGGGGTCGCGCGTGCGCTGCTCGACACGTCGTCGGTCCAGCGATTACGTAGAATCGCCCAGCTCGGCACCGTCTCGCTCGTCTATCCGTCGGCAAATCACACGCGGTTCGAACACAGCCTCGGCGTCTACCACATCGCCTGCGAGGCGCTCGGCCACCTCGGGATCGAGGGGAAACAGGCCGAACGCATCAAGGCGGCCGCGCTGCTCCACGACGTCGGTCACGGCCCCTACAGTCACAATCTCGAAGACCTCATCTACCGGGAGACGGGCCGGTACCACGACGACGTCGACGATCTGCTCGCGACGGGCGAGATCGGTGAGGTTCTGGCGGAGTACGATCTCGATCCCGAGCGAATCGCCTCGCTCGTCGCCGGCGAGGGTCGATTCGGACAGCTCGTCTCCGGCGAACTGGACGTCGACCGGATGGATTACCTCGTCCGCGACGCCCACCACACGGGCGTTCCCTACGGAACGATCGATCACGGGCGTCTCGTGCGCGAACTGACGTTCGTCGACGGCGAACTCGTTCTCGGCGAGGGAAACGTCCAGACCGCAGAGAGCCTGCTCGTTGCGCGCGCCCTGATGAACCCGACCGTCTACAGCCACAGCGCCGCCAGGATCAGCAAGGCGATGCTCCGTCGAGCGGCCGCATCGATCATCGCCGACGGCACGACTGATGGTGAAACGCTCTCGCGGATGGACGATCACGAACTCGTCGTGGCGCTCCGCTCGAACGATTCGAGCGCCTCGCTCGCCCGCCGGCTCGACGACCGTCGGTTGTACAAGCGTGCGGTGTGGGCCGAAATCGACGACGTCCCCGGCGGGATCATCGAAGCCGACCACGAATCGATACGCCGCTTCGAGCGTGAGATCGCAGACCGGGCCGACGTTCCGGCCGAGCACGTCATCCTCGACGTGCCGAGTCGCCCGTCGATGACGGAGTCGACCTCGAGAGTCGTGGTGAACGGCGAGGTTCGCCAGCTCGGTCAGCAGTCGCCGCTCGTCGACGCCCTTCGTTCCGCTCAATACGCCCAGTGGCGGCTGGGAGTCTACTGTCCACCCGACGAGCGAGAGCGAGTCGGCCACGCCGCGCTTACCGTCCTCGGTCTCGACATCGACGGCCCGCTGATCAGCGACGTACGCGACGGGCTATACACGACGCTCGATCAATTTGGCGGGTGA
- a CDS encoding amidohydrolase family protein, translated as MELAGTILYGPDFEALEGIIRIRDGVIDEVTPTDVDSDAIIAPTFVNAHTHLGDSIAKEAGRGLSLEDLVAPPDGLKHRLLRDAGEEALIEGMRRSLSFAIESATAACYDFREGGVDGVAHLRQASERLPIDAYAFARESIEAMEAGDGYGASGANDADFADERAATREAGKPFAIHAGEPDSSDIDPALDLEPDVLIHVVHPESHHLDRIESTRTPVVCCPRSNLVTGVGLPPFEALHERTTLALGTDNVMLNSPSMFREMAVVSTHSDLTAPEVLRMATHNGAAILGRDDGLIEPGRPANLFVLDGSTNNLVGVKDPVRAVVRRAGPADVDDVVIDGTSVIGRAT; from the coding sequence ATGGAACTGGCGGGGACGATCCTGTACGGGCCTGACTTCGAAGCGCTCGAGGGTATCATCCGAATTCGAGACGGCGTCATCGACGAGGTAACCCCGACCGACGTCGACTCCGACGCGATCATCGCTCCGACGTTCGTAAACGCCCACACACACCTGGGAGACTCGATCGCCAAAGAAGCCGGTCGCGGACTCTCGCTCGAAGATCTCGTGGCTCCACCGGACGGACTCAAACACCGACTCCTTCGCGACGCGGGCGAAGAGGCGTTGATCGAGGGGATGCGTCGATCTCTCTCGTTTGCGATCGAATCCGCCACCGCGGCCTGCTACGACTTCCGAGAAGGTGGCGTTGACGGCGTAGCTCACCTCAGACAGGCGAGTGAGCGGCTGCCGATCGACGCGTACGCGTTCGCTCGCGAGTCGATCGAAGCGATGGAGGCCGGCGACGGATACGGGGCGAGTGGGGCGAACGACGCGGATTTCGCCGACGAGCGGGCGGCGACGAGAGAGGCGGGAAAACCGTTCGCCATCCACGCCGGGGAACCGGATTCGAGCGACATCGATCCCGCGTTAGACCTCGAACCCGACGTGCTGATTCACGTCGTCCATCCCGAATCACACCACCTCGATCGGATCGAATCGACGAGGACGCCTGTCGTCTGTTGTCCTCGCTCCAACCTCGTCACGGGCGTCGGATTGCCCCCGTTCGAGGCCTTGCACGAGCGAACCACCCTGGCTCTCGGAACCGACAACGTGATGCTCAACTCGCCGTCGATGTTTCGCGAGATGGCCGTCGTCTCGACGCATAGCGACCTCACGGCTCCCGAGGTGCTCCGGATGGCAACTCACAACGGAGCGGCGATCCTGGGTCGCGACGACGGACTGATCGAACCTGGCCGTCCGGCTAACCTGTTCGTCCTCGACGGCTCGACGAACAACCTCGTGGGCGTCAAAGATCCCGTTCGTGCGGTCGTCCGACGCGCGGGTCCGGCCGACGTCGATGACGTCGTGATCGACGGTACATCTGTAATCGGACGAGCGACCTAG